One Methylosinus sp. LW4 genomic region harbors:
- a CDS encoding lysylphosphatidylglycerol synthase domain-containing protein: MNGRREARRSPLNSAARRRIEEAYSAHIRRRIEERAKLKRPDSDLSEAGVDAPAEAKPDPGQNAGLDLLATARRYIAPNLGKALGGVASLAVFALAGFALASAISSVKFSDVRAAIAAMSAEQIFAALLLTALSYVALTGYDALALRQLRLHVPYRIAALASFASYAFSFNLGFPVVTAAAVRYWIYARVGVTAVQVANVTVIAGVTFWLGMTSVVGVGLMARAGELGAIDKLPAFLNFGLGLATCAGVVYYIVWVSLRRRRVRLRGHFFELPGLAPTGGQTLLGVADLCCAAAALYALLPHDVDLDFATFVSVYVFACILGVISHAPGGIGVFEATMLNALPSHSQESLLASLLLFRVIYYFLPFILALALLGADEGSRRWNSLRETIARILETRE; encoded by the coding sequence ATGAACGGACGCCGCGAGGCCCGCCGATCGCCTTTGAACTCCGCCGCCCGACGTCGTATCGAAGAGGCCTATTCCGCGCATATTCGACGACGCATCGAGGAAAGAGCGAAATTGAAGCGGCCAGACAGCGATCTTTCGGAGGCCGGCGTCGACGCGCCGGCCGAGGCGAAGCCCGATCCGGGCCAAAACGCGGGCCTCGATCTGCTGGCGACGGCGCGCCGCTATATCGCGCCCAATCTCGGCAAGGCGCTCGGCGGCGTCGCCAGCCTCGCAGTTTTCGCGCTCGCCGGCTTCGCCCTCGCCAGCGCGATCTCCAGCGTCAAATTCTCAGACGTTCGCGCCGCCATAGCGGCGATGAGCGCCGAGCAGATTTTCGCCGCCCTGCTGCTCACCGCGCTCTCCTATGTCGCGCTCACCGGCTATGACGCGCTGGCGTTGCGGCAATTGCGGCTGCATGTGCCCTATCGCATCGCCGCGCTCGCCTCCTTCGCGAGCTACGCCTTCTCCTTCAATCTCGGCTTTCCCGTCGTCACCGCGGCGGCGGTCCGCTATTGGATCTATGCGCGCGTCGGCGTCACCGCCGTGCAGGTGGCCAATGTCACCGTCATAGCGGGCGTCACCTTCTGGCTCGGCATGACCTCCGTGGTCGGCGTCGGCCTCATGGCGCGCGCCGGCGAGCTCGGCGCCATAGACAAGCTGCCGGCTTTCCTCAATTTCGGGCTCGGCCTCGCGACCTGCGCCGGCGTCGTCTATTATATCGTCTGGGTATCGCTGCGCCGGCGCCGGGTGCGGCTGCGCGGGCATTTCTTCGAGCTGCCCGGCCTCGCGCCCACCGGCGGCCAGACTCTGCTCGGCGTCGCCGATCTCTGCTGCGCCGCGGCCGCGCTCTATGCGCTGCTGCCGCATGACGTCGATCTCGATTTCGCGACTTTCGTCTCGGTCTATGTCTTCGCCTGCATTCTCGGCGTCATCAGCCATGCGCCGGGCGGCATCGGCGTTTTCGAGGCGACGATGCTGAACGCGCTGCCGTCGCATTCGCAGGAGAGCCTTTTGGCCTCGCTGCTGCTGTTCCGCGTCATCTATTATTTTCTACCCTTTATTCTCGCGCTCGCGCTTCTCGGCGCAGACGAGGGCTCGCGGCGCTGGAACAGCCTGCGCGAGACCATCGCCCGCATATTGGAGACGCGCGAGTGA
- a CDS encoding ATP-binding protein, producing MPDLRRRYQGEALLGLVIDALPEAVFVIDSEARIVASNRAARSVLPSLRPNDPLARSLRSPDVLDALDRVLRGGQPEKVIWLERLPVECWFEVHIAPLRLEGYENAAVVSLRDLTESRRVERMRVDFVANASHELRTPLASLLGFVETLQGPARDDAKARDRFLSIMRDQAQRMSRLVDDLLSLSRIEQHLHLRPDTPVDLGILVAHIVDTLAPMAEDGGIELKLDIEGTVVVPGDRDELARVAENLIENSIKYGAGPVEITLSPLGASAVFSVRDHGPGIAPEHLPRLTERFYRVDAGKSRAKGGTGLGLAIVKHIVARHRGRLAIDSAPGKGATFRVFLPLIDPDKPDGA from the coding sequence ATGCCGGATCTACGCCGACGCTATCAGGGCGAAGCTCTGCTCGGCCTCGTCATCGACGCGCTGCCGGAGGCGGTCTTCGTCATCGATTCGGAGGCGCGCATCGTCGCCTCCAATCGCGCCGCGCGCTCCGTGCTGCCCTCGCTGCGGCCCAATGATCCGCTGGCCCGCAGCCTGCGCTCGCCGGATGTGCTGGACGCGCTGGATCGCGTGCTGCGCGGCGGCCAGCCGGAGAAGGTCATCTGGCTCGAGCGCCTGCCGGTGGAATGCTGGTTCGAGGTGCATATCGCGCCGCTGCGCCTCGAGGGCTATGAGAACGCCGCCGTGGTGAGCCTGCGCGACCTCACCGAATCGCGCCGCGTCGAGCGCATGCGCGTCGATTTCGTCGCCAACGCCAGCCATGAGCTGCGCACGCCGCTCGCCTCGCTGCTCGGCTTCGTGGAGACGCTGCAGGGGCCGGCCCGCGACGACGCCAAGGCGCGCGACCGCTTTCTCTCCATCATGCGCGATCAGGCGCAGCGCATGTCCCGCCTCGTCGACGATCTGCTCTCCCTCTCGCGCATCGAGCAGCATCTGCATCTGCGCCCAGACACGCCGGTCGATCTCGGAATTCTCGTCGCCCATATCGTCGACACACTGGCGCCCATGGCGGAGGATGGCGGGATAGAGCTGAAGCTCGACATAGAGGGCACGGTGGTGGTGCCGGGCGACCGCGACGAGCTCGCCCGCGTCGCCGAAAATCTCATCGAGAACTCGATCAAATATGGCGCCGGTCCGGTGGAGATCACGCTCTCCCCGCTCGGCGCTTCCGCCGTCTTCTCGGTGCGCGACCACGGTCCAGGCATAGCGCCGGAACATTTGCCGCGCCTCACCGAGCGCTTCTATCGCGTCGACGCCGGCAAGAGCCGCGCGAAGGGCGGCACCGGGCTCGGCCTCGCGATCGTCAAGCATATCGTGGCTCGCCACCGCGGCAGGCTCGCCATAGATTCCGCGCCAGGAAAAGGCGCCACTTTTCGCGTATTTTTGCCATTGATCGACCCGGACAAGCCCGACGGCGCCTGA
- the pstS gene encoding phosphate ABC transporter substrate-binding protein PstS, with product MLSKVFHRVALATTLAVATAGAAFAIDISGAGATFPYPIYAKWADSYKKETGNGLNYQSIGSGGGIKQIKARTVTFGASDQPLKAEELEAAGLTQWPQVIGGIVPVVNLDGVASGDLVLDGKTLASIFLGEIKSWDDAAIKKLNPKAKLPSAAIAVVHRSDGSGTTFNFTNYLSKVSPDWKAKVGENASVEWPVGIGAKGNEGVANNVANTKGAVGYVEYAYAKQNKLNFTKLVNKDGKTVAPTTPTFQAAASNADWANAPGFYQILTDQPGAQSWPITAATFILLPKAPQDAAAAGEALKFFSWAFAKGGKAAEELDYIPLPANVVALIKKSWAANVKDASGKPLASN from the coding sequence ATGCTTTCCAAAGTTTTCCATCGCGTCGCTCTGGCGACGACCCTGGCCGTGGCGACGGCGGGCGCCGCTTTCGCGATCGACATCTCCGGCGCCGGCGCCACCTTCCCCTATCCGATCTACGCCAAATGGGCGGACAGCTATAAGAAAGAGACCGGCAACGGCCTCAACTATCAGTCGATCGGCTCGGGCGGCGGCATCAAGCAGATCAAGGCGCGCACCGTGACCTTCGGCGCCTCCGACCAGCCGCTGAAGGCCGAGGAGCTGGAGGCCGCGGGCCTCACCCAATGGCCGCAGGTGATCGGCGGCATCGTGCCGGTCGTCAATCTGGACGGCGTCGCCTCCGGCGATCTCGTCCTCGACGGCAAGACGCTCGCCTCCATCTTCCTCGGCGAGATCAAGAGCTGGGACGACGCGGCGATCAAGAAGCTGAATCCGAAGGCGAAGCTCCCCTCCGCCGCGATCGCCGTCGTGCATCGCTCCGACGGATCGGGCACCACCTTCAACTTCACCAACTACCTGTCCAAGGTCAGCCCGGATTGGAAGGCCAAGGTCGGCGAGAACGCCTCGGTCGAATGGCCGGTCGGCATCGGCGCCAAGGGCAATGAGGGCGTGGCCAACAATGTCGCCAACACCAAGGGCGCGGTCGGCTATGTCGAATACGCCTACGCCAAGCAGAACAAGCTGAACTTCACCAAGCTCGTCAACAAGGACGGCAAGACCGTCGCCCCGACGACGCCGACCTTCCAGGCCGCGGCTTCCAACGCCGATTGGGCCAATGCGCCGGGCTTCTATCAGATCCTCACCGACCAGCCGGGCGCGCAGTCCTGGCCGATCACCGCCGCCACCTTCATCCTGCTGCCCAAGGCGCCGCAGGATGCGGCCGCGGCCGGCGAGGCGCTGAAGTTCTTCAGCTGGGCCTTCGCCAAGGGCGGCAAGGCGGCCGAGGAGCTGGATTACATCCCGCTGCCGGCCAATGTCGTCGCTCTTATCAAGAAGAGCTGGGCGGCCAATGTGAAGGATGCGAGCGGCAAGCCGCTGGCCTCGAACTAA
- the pstC gene encoding phosphate ABC transporter permease subunit PstC, with the protein MDVGFNRQTRDNSVSDLAIVEASPRAAEVDRRQVLGRMALFDFFFHNLTRAAAVLVLLILGGVIFSLVYGSLPAIKAFGLGFLTTESWNPVTERFGAVAPIYGTLVTSAIAMAIAVPLGLGIAIFLTELCPHALRRPIGVAIELLAGIPSIIYGIWGLFVLAPFLQQHVQPALISLTGDIPVLSSLFAGPPYGIGMLTAGFILAIMVLPFITSISRDVFDTVPPVLKEAASGVGCTTWEVMRHVVIPYTRVGVIGGVMLGLGRALGETMAVTFVIGNAHKVSSSLLAPGTTISATIANEFTEAVGDLYTSALIELGLILFVITFFVLAAARFMLMRIEQKSGA; encoded by the coding sequence ATGGACGTCGGCTTCAACCGCCAAACGAGAGACAATAGCGTGTCGGACCTAGCAATCGTAGAAGCGTCGCCCCGCGCCGCCGAAGTCGACCGCCGGCAAGTTCTCGGCCGCATGGCCTTGTTCGACTTCTTCTTTCATAATTTGACCCGCGCCGCCGCGGTGCTCGTCCTGCTCATTCTCGGCGGGGTGATCTTCTCGCTCGTCTATGGCTCTCTTCCGGCGATAAAAGCCTTCGGCCTCGGCTTTTTGACGACGGAATCGTGGAATCCCGTCACCGAGAGATTCGGCGCCGTGGCGCCCATCTACGGCACTCTGGTGACATCGGCCATCGCCATGGCCATCGCCGTGCCGCTGGGCCTCGGCATCGCCATCTTCCTCACCGAGCTCTGCCCCCATGCGCTGCGCCGGCCAATCGGCGTCGCCATAGAGCTGCTCGCCGGCATCCCGTCGATCATCTACGGCATTTGGGGCCTGTTCGTGCTGGCGCCCTTCCTGCAGCAGCATGTGCAGCCGGCGCTGATCTCGCTCACCGGCGACATTCCCGTGCTGTCGAGCCTCTTCGCCGGCCCGCCCTATGGCATCGGCATGCTGACGGCGGGCTTTATTCTGGCGATCATGGTGCTGCCCTTCATCACCTCCATCTCGCGAGACGTGTTCGACACGGTTCCGCCGGTGCTGAAGGAGGCGGCCTCGGGCGTCGGCTGCACGACCTGGGAAGTGATGCGCCATGTCGTCATTCCCTACACGCGCGTCGGCGTGATCGGGGGCGTCATGCTCGGCCTCGGCCGCGCGCTCGGCGAGACGATGGCCGTCACCTTCGTCATCGGCAACGCCCATAAGGTTTCGAGCTCGCTGCTCGCGCCGGGCACGACCATATCGGCGACCATCGCCAATGAGTTCACCGAGGCTGTCGGCGATCTCTACACCTCCGCGCTGATCGAGCTCGGCCTCATCCTCTTCGTCATCACCTTCTTCGTGCTGGCGGCGGCGCGCTTCATGCTGATGCGCATCGAGCAGAAATCGGGAGCCTGA
- the pstA gene encoding phosphate ABC transporter permease PstA, producing MSLYSSRRRINIVATTLCWTGTLFGLAWLVLILGALIYEGARGLSPAVFTEMTPPPGATGGLLNAIAGSLVMTTIGVLLGTPLGMLAGTYMAEYGRYSKLSTLVRFINDILLSAPSIVIGLFVYTVVVARVGHFSGIAGALALGVLVVPVVVRTTEDMLLLVPLPLREAATALGLPRSHMLMRVAYRAAKSGIVTGVLLAIARVSGETAPLLFTSLNNQFWSTDLNAPVSSLPVVIFQFALSPYKDWQQLAWTGALLVTIAVLLLSITARALSSQGKHK from the coding sequence TTGTCCCTCTATTCCTCCCGCCGCCGCATCAATATCGTCGCCACGACGCTGTGCTGGACCGGCACGCTGTTCGGCCTCGCCTGGCTGGTGCTGATCCTCGGCGCGCTGATCTATGAAGGCGCGCGCGGCCTCTCGCCGGCCGTCTTCACCGAGATGACGCCGCCGCCCGGCGCCACCGGCGGCCTGCTCAACGCCATCGCCGGCTCGCTGGTGATGACGACGATCGGCGTGCTGCTCGGCACGCCGCTCGGAATGCTCGCCGGCACCTATATGGCCGAATATGGCCGCTACTCGAAGCTCAGCACCCTCGTGCGCTTCATCAACGACATTCTGCTCAGCGCGCCCTCCATCGTCATCGGCCTCTTCGTCTATACGGTGGTGGTGGCCCGCGTCGGCCATTTCTCCGGCATAGCGGGCGCGCTGGCGCTGGGCGTGCTGGTGGTGCCGGTCGTCGTGCGCACCACGGAGGACATGCTGCTGCTGGTGCCGCTGCCGCTGCGCGAGGCGGCGACGGCGCTCGGCCTGCCGCGCTCGCATATGCTGATGCGCGTCGCCTATCGCGCGGCGAAATCGGGCATCGTCACCGGCGTGCTGCTGGCCATTGCGCGCGTCTCCGGCGAGACGGCGCCGCTGCTGTTCACCTCGCTCAACAATCAGTTCTGGAGCACGGATCTCAACGCGCCGGTCTCCAGCCTGCCCGTCGTCATCTTCCAATTCGCGCTCTCGCCCTACAAGGACTGGCAGCAGCTCGCCTGGACCGGCGCTCTGCTCGTCACCATCGCCGTCCTTCTGCTCTCCATCACCGCGCGCGCGCTCAGCAGCCAGGGAAAACACAAATGA
- the pstB gene encoding phosphate ABC transporter ATP-binding protein PstB, which yields MTAMPVVEATIPTKVSVRDLDFYYGSTKALKSISLPLYTNKVTAFIGPSGCGKSTLLRILNRMYDLYPKQRAEGEVLLDGENILDPRVDLNLLRSRVGMVFQKPTPFPMSIYDNIAFGIRLYEKLSRSELDGRVEAALRGAALWDEVRDKLNSSGLGLSGGQQQRLCIARTVAIQPEVILFDEPCSALDPISTAKIEELIDEMSERYTIAIVTHNMQQAARVSDFTAFMYLGDLVEFGETNNLFTAPQNKKTQDYITGRFG from the coding sequence ATGACCGCCATGCCGGTTGTCGAAGCCACCATTCCGACCAAGGTCTCGGTTCGCGATCTGGATTTCTATTACGGATCGACAAAGGCGCTGAAATCGATCTCGCTGCCGCTCTACACCAATAAGGTGACGGCCTTCATCGGCCCGTCCGGCTGCGGCAAATCGACTCTGCTGCGCATATTGAACCGCATGTACGACCTCTATCCCAAGCAGCGCGCCGAGGGCGAGGTGCTGCTCGACGGCGAGAACATCCTCGACCCGCGCGTCGACCTCAACCTGCTGCGCTCGCGCGTCGGCATGGTGTTCCAGAAGCCGACGCCCTTCCCCATGTCGATCTACGACAATATCGCCTTCGGCATCCGCCTCTATGAGAAGCTCTCGCGCAGCGAGCTCGACGGGCGCGTCGAGGCGGCGCTGCGCGGCGCGGCGCTGTGGGACGAGGTGCGCGACAAGCTGAACTCGAGCGGCCTGGGGCTCTCGGGCGGCCAGCAGCAGCGTCTGTGCATCGCGCGCACCGTCGCCATTCAGCCGGAGGTGATCCTCTTCGACGAGCCCTGCTCGGCGCTGGACCCGATCTCGACGGCGAAGATCGAGGAGCTCATCGACGAAATGTCGGAGCGCTACACGATCGCCATCGTCACCCACAACATGCAGCAGGCGGCGCGCGTCTCCGATTTCACCGCCTTCATGTATCTCGGCGATCTCGTCGAATTCGGCGAGACCAATAATCTCTTCACCGCGCCGCAGAACAAGAAGACGCAGGACTATATCACCGGCCGCTTCGGCTGA
- the phoU gene encoding phosphate signaling complex protein PhoU: protein MSEHIVSSYDRDLEVLGRRIAEMGGIAEKMLAEAMDALANFDIELAHRVVATDQRLDALQREIEENAILTIARRQPLAIDLRECIAAMRIAADLERVGDLAKSIAKRTVKILSEARVPRAVIGLKTMAEVAAIQLKDVLDAYAQRDVERARAVWTNDSELDALEDSVFRDLLTFMMEDPRNISFCTHLLFCSKNIERIGDHTTNVAETIVYLVTGEAMPTDRPKGKSASLPASAEPDEPTK, encoded by the coding sequence ATGAGCGAACATATCGTCAGCTCCTATGACCGCGACCTCGAAGTGCTCGGCCGTCGTATCGCCGAGATGGGAGGCATCGCCGAGAAAATGCTCGCCGAAGCCATGGATGCGCTCGCCAATTTCGACATAGAGCTCGCCCATCGCGTCGTCGCCACCGATCAGCGCCTCGACGCGCTGCAGCGCGAGATAGAGGAGAACGCCATCCTCACCATCGCGCGGCGGCAGCCGCTCGCCATCGATCTGCGCGAATGCATCGCCGCCATGCGCATCGCCGCCGATCTCGAGCGCGTCGGCGATCTCGCCAAGAGCATCGCCAAGCGCACGGTGAAAATCCTCTCCGAAGCGCGCGTGCCGCGCGCCGTCATCGGCCTCAAGACGATGGCGGAAGTCGCGGCCATACAGCTGAAGGACGTGCTGGACGCCTACGCTCAGCGCGACGTCGAGCGCGCCCGCGCGGTCTGGACCAATGACAGCGAGCTCGACGCGCTGGAAGATTCGGTGTTCCGCGATCTCCTCACCTTCATGATGGAGGATCCGCGCAACATCTCCTTCTGCACGCATCTGCTCTTCTGCTCGAAGAACATAGAGCGCATCGGCGATCACACCACCAATGTCGCCGAGACGATCGTCTATCTCGTCACTGGCGAGGCGATGCCGACCGACCGCCCCAAGGGCAAATCGGCCAGCCTTCCCGCCAGCGCGGAACCGGATGAGCCCACGAAATGA
- the phoB gene encoding phosphate regulon transcriptional regulator PhoB, with the protein MNEIRVAAPREAPHDRAPRILVVEDDAALALLLGYNLEAEGFLVEHIERGDEAEIRLAESQPDLVILDWMLPGVSGLEICRRLRARDDTRSMPIIMLTARGDENERVRGLSIGADDYVVKPFSPPELMARVHALLRRARPERVATRLVAGDIDLDRETRRVKRGGREIHLGPTEFRLLEYLMEKPGRVFSRAQLLDSVWGLSAEIDERTVDVHVGRLRKAIIRGREKDPIRTVRGTGYSFDETFGRN; encoded by the coding sequence ATGAATGAAATCCGCGTCGCCGCTCCGCGCGAGGCGCCGCACGACAGGGCGCCGCGAATTCTCGTCGTCGAGGACGACGCGGCGCTGGCGCTGCTGCTCGGCTATAATCTCGAGGCCGAGGGCTTTCTCGTCGAGCACATAGAGCGTGGCGACGAGGCGGAAATCCGCCTCGCCGAATCGCAGCCCGATCTCGTCATTCTCGACTGGATGCTGCCCGGCGTCTCCGGCCTCGAAATCTGCCGGCGCCTCCGCGCGCGCGACGACACGCGCAGCATGCCGATCATCATGCTCACCGCGCGCGGCGACGAGAATGAGCGTGTGCGCGGCCTCTCCATCGGCGCCGACGATTATGTGGTGAAGCCCTTCTCGCCGCCGGAGCTGATGGCGCGCGTCCATGCGCTGCTGCGCCGCGCGCGGCCGGAGCGGGTGGCGACGCGCCTCGTCGCCGGCGACATAGACCTCGACCGCGAGACGCGCCGCGTCAAGCGCGGCGGGCGCGAGATTCATCTCGGCCCGACGGAGTTCCGTCTGCTGGAATATCTGATGGAGAAGCCCGGCCGCGTCTTCTCGCGCGCGCAATTGCTGGACAGCGTATGGGGCCTCTCGGCGGAGATCGACGAGCGCACCGTCGACGTGCATGTCGGCCGCCTGCGCAAGGCGATCATCCGCGGCCGCGAGAAAGACCCGATCCGCACCGTGCGCGGCACCGGCTATTCCTTCGACGAGACTTTTGGACGCAACTGA
- the hpnE gene encoding hydroxysqualene dehydroxylase HpnE gives MSGTTHIIGAGLAGLSCAIRLTDEGRSVALYEAARMAGGRCRSYYDSSLDLVIDNGNHLLLSGNSTALDYARRIGSAEELVGPKECAFDFLDTRDGVRWRMRPNASRLPWWIFARDRRVPGTSPGDYLGAIGILLAKKGATIGEAMNCSGVLYERLWGPVLLSALNTEPRESSAALAAAVLRETLAAGGAACRPLVARRGLGTAFIEPALSALVARGAAPRFAARLKGIEFSEERATALDFGDEKIALGANDRVALAVPPWAAQELVPGLVAPDDFRGIVNAHFKIAPPPGQPALLGMIGSLTEWLFAFEDRLSVTISGADRLMDEPRESLAERIWAEVAAATGLPAELPPWQIVKEKRATFAATPAQQQRRPGATTRWRNLFLAGDWTATGLPATIEGAIRSGYRAAELARRS, from the coding sequence GTGAGCGGAACGACTCACATCATCGGCGCCGGCCTCGCCGGCCTCTCCTGCGCCATTCGCCTGACCGACGAGGGCCGGAGCGTCGCGCTCTATGAGGCGGCGCGCATGGCGGGCGGGCGCTGCCGTTCCTATTACGATTCCAGCCTCGATCTCGTCATCGACAATGGCAATCATCTGCTGCTCTCCGGCAATTCCACGGCGCTGGATTACGCGCGGCGCATCGGCTCGGCGGAGGAACTGGTCGGGCCGAAGGAATGCGCCTTCGACTTTTTGGACACGCGCGACGGCGTCCGCTGGCGCATGAGGCCGAACGCGTCGCGCCTGCCCTGGTGGATTTTCGCGCGCGACCGCCGCGTCCCCGGAACATCGCCGGGCGATTATCTCGGCGCGATCGGCATTCTGCTCGCCAAAAAGGGCGCGACCATCGGCGAGGCGATGAATTGCTCGGGCGTGCTCTATGAGCGGCTGTGGGGGCCGGTGCTGCTCTCCGCGCTCAACACAGAGCCGCGCGAGTCTTCCGCCGCTCTCGCCGCCGCCGTGCTGCGCGAGACTCTCGCCGCAGGCGGCGCCGCCTGCCGTCCGCTGGTCGCGCGGCGCGGGCTCGGGACGGCTTTTATCGAGCCGGCGCTGAGCGCGCTCGTCGCGCGGGGCGCCGCGCCGCGCTTCGCCGCGCGGCTGAAGGGAATCGAATTTTCCGAGGAGCGCGCCACAGCGCTCGATTTCGGCGATGAGAAGATCGCGCTCGGCGCGAATGATCGCGTCGCGCTCGCCGTCCCGCCCTGGGCGGCGCAGGAGCTCGTTCCGGGCCTCGTCGCGCCGGATGATTTCCGCGGCATCGTCAATGCGCATTTCAAGATCGCGCCGCCGCCCGGCCAGCCGGCGCTGCTCGGCATGATCGGCTCGCTCACCGAATGGCTGTTCGCCTTCGAGGATCGGCTCTCGGTGACGATAAGCGGCGCCGATCGGCTGATGGACGAGCCGCGCGAGAGCCTCGCCGAGCGCATATGGGCCGAGGTCGCCGCCGCGACGGGCCTGCCGGCGGAGCTGCCGCCATGGCAGATCGTGAAGGAAAAGCGCGCCACTTTCGCCGCGACGCCGGCGCAGCAGCAGCGCCGCCCCGGCGCGACGACGCGCTGGCGCAATCTCTTCCTCGCCGGCGATTGGACGGCGACCGGCCTTCCGGCGACGATCGAAGGGGCGATCAGGTCCGGCTATCGCGCGGCGGAGCTGGCGCGGCGTTCGTAG
- the hpnD gene encoding presqualene diphosphate synthase HpnD, translated as MSMETIAPEAPRVAAKSSFYLAMRILEPERRDAMYAIYGFCRAVDDIADEEGDRALRLSQLDDWRRDLDALYAGRTHQRCADLARPVRRFGLERADFEAVIDGMAMDVVEDIRAPEWDRLDLYCDHVASAVGRLSVRVFGLADEAESAGGALPTKARMLAYHMGRALQLTNILRDLDEDEARGRLYLPREALEAAGVTNFARGAVLAHPGLQQVCAAVAERARKHYAESELLMRVSPQRAVKAPYLMATAYRSVLDRLVARGFAPPRAPVSASRTKVLLALLRFALT; from the coding sequence ATGAGCATGGAGACGATCGCCCCCGAGGCGCCGCGGGTCGCCGCGAAAAGCTCCTTCTATCTCGCCATGCGCATTCTCGAGCCCGAGCGGCGCGACGCAATGTATGCGATCTACGGCTTCTGCCGCGCCGTCGACGACATTGCGGATGAGGAGGGCGACCGCGCTCTGCGCCTCTCCCAGCTCGACGATTGGCGGCGCGATCTCGATGCGCTCTATGCCGGCCGCACGCATCAGCGTTGCGCCGATCTGGCGCGGCCGGTGCGCCGCTTCGGCCTCGAGCGCGCCGATTTCGAGGCGGTCATAGACGGCATGGCGATGGATGTCGTGGAGGACATTCGCGCGCCGGAATGGGATCGGCTCGATCTCTATTGCGATCATGTCGCGAGCGCAGTGGGACGGCTCTCTGTGCGCGTCTTCGGCCTCGCCGATGAGGCGGAGAGCGCCGGCGGCGCGCTGCCGACCAAGGCGCGAATGCTCGCCTACCACATGGGCCGCGCCTTGCAGCTCACCAATATTCTGCGCGATCTCGACGAGGACGAGGCGCGCGGCCGGCTCTATCTCCCGCGCGAGGCGCTGGAGGCGGCCGGCGTCACGAATTTCGCGCGCGGCGCTGTGCTGGCGCATCCCGGCCTTCAGCAAGTCTGCGCGGCCGTGGCCGAGCGCGCGCGCAAGCATTATGCGGAGTCGGAGCTGCTGATGCGCGTCTCGCCGCAGCGCGCGGTGAAGGCGCCCTATCTGATGGCGACCGCCTATCGCTCGGTTCTCGACCGTCTGGTGGCGCGCGGCTTCGCGCCGCCACGGGCGCCGGTCTCCGCGTCGCGGACGAAAGTCCTGCTGGCGCTGCTGAGATTCGCGCTGACGTGA
- the hpnC gene encoding squalene synthase HpnC encodes MSDIAAAASGKGHKDENFPVASLFAPRHRAAVLAFYDFVRAADDISDHATLPGEQKIAMLDRMEAALLGSGEDIPVATKLRAELAARGLEPRHAQDLLIAFRRDVTQLRYRDWDDLIDYCRYSAMPVGRFVLDVHGEDRARTWAANDALCAALQIINHLQDCAKDYRNLDRVYLPQDTLAAAGASVEMLSADRASPQLAATLRALAERTQELLKESAPFADLIADTRLAMEVGAIQRLAETLTARLRVADPLSEKVHASKRQYLLTALAGAGTTLLRRLVSPRAASAASVAR; translated from the coding sequence ATGAGCGACATCGCCGCCGCCGCTTCGGGGAAAGGCCATAAGGACGAGAATTTCCCCGTCGCCTCTCTGTTCGCGCCGCGCCATCGCGCGGCCGTGCTGGCTTTCTACGATTTCGTGCGCGCCGCGGACGATATCTCCGACCATGCGACGCTCCCGGGCGAGCAGAAAATCGCCATGCTGGACCGCATGGAGGCCGCGCTGCTCGGCTCCGGCGAGGATATTCCGGTCGCGACAAAGCTGCGCGCCGAGCTGGCCGCGCGCGGTCTCGAGCCCCGCCATGCGCAGGATCTGCTCATCGCCTTTCGCCGCGACGTGACGCAATTGCGCTATAGAGACTGGGACGACCTCATCGATTACTGCCGCTATTCGGCCATGCCGGTCGGCCGCTTCGTGCTGGACGTCCATGGCGAAGATCGCGCGCGGACATGGGCGGCCAATGACGCCCTCTGCGCGGCGCTGCAGATCATCAATCATCTGCAGGATTGCGCCAAGGACTACCGCAATCTCGATCGGGTCTATCTGCCGCAGGACACGCTCGCCGCCGCTGGCGCGAGCGTCGAGATGCTCTCCGCCGATCGCGCCTCGCCGCAGCTCGCCGCGACTTTGCGCGCGCTGGCCGAGCGCACGCAGGAGCTGCTGAAGGAGAGCGCGCCCTTCGCCGATCTCATCGCCGACACACGCCTCGCCATGGAAGTGGGCGCGATCCAGCGCCTCGCCGAGACGCTCACCGCGCGGCTGCGCGTCGCCGATCCGCTGAGCGAGAAGGTCCACGCCTCCAAGCGCCAATATCTGCTCACGGCGCTCGCCGGGGCCGGGACCACTCTGCTGCGCCGGCTCGTCTCGCCGCGCGCCGCCTCTGCCGCGAGCGTCGCGCGATGA